A region of Argentina anserina chromosome 5, drPotAnse1.1, whole genome shotgun sequence DNA encodes the following proteins:
- the LOC126793553 gene encoding carbon catabolite repressor protein 4 homolog 5 isoform X2 encodes MEETINIVRPKRKQPLNTEAEQQQSQPEPHKTKRRTVESETEKLTRQPDPSYSNRFRRLSCTSHKKETESSREWVCNSSPSSAYGEKFVVVSYNILGVENASSHSDMYGNVPPRYMKWKHRKRLIRKEVNSYNASIVCFQEVDRFDDLARKFRKDGFEGVHKARTGEVSDGCAIFWKQDMFSLLHQESIEFQSFGLRHNVAQFCVLKLQDHLESAIPPETSMRPCTESRSLVIGNIHVLFNPKRGDIKLGQVRLFLEKAYKLSLEWGSIPVIVAGDLNSTPHSPIYQFLASSKLDIQKHDCRRVSGQIEHISQFKNFTYNARRYGKPWNAEEVRLATGSEEITHLQHHLKLGSAYIGVPGSHRTRDRCGEPLATTYHSEFLGTVDYIWHTEDLVPVRVLETLPIDILKRTSGLPNKKWGSDHLALVCEMAFRR; translated from the exons ATGGAAGAAACCATCAACATAGTGCGTCCCAAACGGAAACAGCCACTTAACACTGAAGCAGAACAACAGCAGTCACAGCCTGAGCCTCACAAAACAAAGCGCAGAACTGTGGAGTCCGAAACCGAAAAGCTGACCCGACAACCCGACCCGTCATATTCAAATAGGTTTCGACGCTTGTCTTGTACATCTCACAAGAAAGAAACAGAGAGCTCCCGGGAATGGGTCTGCAACTCTTCTCCCTCTTCTGCCtatggag agaagtttgtggttgtttcttaTAACATTCTGGGTGTTGAGAATGCATCCAGTCACTCAGATATGTATGGTAATGTGCCACCCAGATACATGAAGTGGAAGCACCGCAAGAGGCTTATACGAAAAGAGGTCAATAGTTACAATGCTAGCATTGTGTGTTTTCAG GAGGTTGATCGTTTCGATGATTTAGCTCGTAAGTTCCGGAAAGATGGGTTTGAAGGTGTGCACAAG GCACGTACGGGTGAAGTGAGTGATGGATGTGCTATATTTTGGAAACAAGACAT GTTTAGCCTTTTGCATCAAGAAAGTATAGAGTTCCAAAGTTTTGGCCTTCGTCATAATGTTGCgcaattttgtgttttgaag TTGCAAGATCATTTAGAGTCAGCTATACCTCCTGAAACATCAAT GAGGCCATGTACCGAAAGTAGGAGCTTAGTGATTGGTAATATACATGTCCTATTCAATCCTAAGCGTGGCGATATTAAGCTAGGCCAG GTCAGACTGTTTCTTGAAAAGGCTTACAAACTATCACTAGAATGGGGATCTATCCCTGTTATAGTTGCTGGGGACCTAAATAGCACTCCACAT AGTCCTATCTACCAGTTTCTAGCTTCATCTAAG TTAGACATCCAAAAACATGACTGCAGACGTGTTTCGGGGCAGATTGAACATATATCTCAGTTCAAAAACTTCACGTATAACGCAAGAAGGTATGGAAAGCCATGGAATGCAGAAGAAGTGAGGCTTGCAACGGGCAGTGAAGAAATCACTCATCTTCAACACCATCTGAAGCTAGGCAGTGCATATATTGGAGTACCT GGTAGTCACAGAACAAGAGACAGGTGTGGAGAACCCTTGGCAACAACATACCACTCCGAGTTTTTGGGAACTGTTGATTATATTTG GCATACAGAGGATCTTGTTCCGGTCAGAGTTCTTGAAACGTTACCCATTGATATTTTAAAAAGAACTAGTGGACTTCCCAACAAG AAATGGGGGAGCGATCATCTTGCTCTTGTATGTGAAATGGCTTTCCGTAGGTGA
- the LOC126793553 gene encoding carbon catabolite repressor protein 4 homolog 5 isoform X1, whose protein sequence is MEETINIVRPKRKQPLNTEAEQQQSQPEPHKTKRRTVESETEKLTRQPDPSYSNRFRRLSCTSHKKETESSREWVCNSSPSSAYGEKFVVVSYNILGVENASSHSDMYGNVPPRYMKWKHRKRLIRKEVNSYNASIVCFQEVDRFDDLARKFRKDGFEGVHKARTGEVSDGCAIFWKQDMFSLLHQESIEFQSFGLRHNVAQFCVLKLQDHLESAIPPETSIYRRPCTESRSLVIGNIHVLFNPKRGDIKLGQVRLFLEKAYKLSLEWGSIPVIVAGDLNSTPHSPIYQFLASSKLDIQKHDCRRVSGQIEHISQFKNFTYNARRYGKPWNAEEVRLATGSEEITHLQHHLKLGSAYIGVPGSHRTRDRCGEPLATTYHSEFLGTVDYIWHTEDLVPVRVLETLPIDILKRTSGLPNKKWGSDHLALVCEMAFRR, encoded by the exons ATGGAAGAAACCATCAACATAGTGCGTCCCAAACGGAAACAGCCACTTAACACTGAAGCAGAACAACAGCAGTCACAGCCTGAGCCTCACAAAACAAAGCGCAGAACTGTGGAGTCCGAAACCGAAAAGCTGACCCGACAACCCGACCCGTCATATTCAAATAGGTTTCGACGCTTGTCTTGTACATCTCACAAGAAAGAAACAGAGAGCTCCCGGGAATGGGTCTGCAACTCTTCTCCCTCTTCTGCCtatggag agaagtttgtggttgtttcttaTAACATTCTGGGTGTTGAGAATGCATCCAGTCACTCAGATATGTATGGTAATGTGCCACCCAGATACATGAAGTGGAAGCACCGCAAGAGGCTTATACGAAAAGAGGTCAATAGTTACAATGCTAGCATTGTGTGTTTTCAG GAGGTTGATCGTTTCGATGATTTAGCTCGTAAGTTCCGGAAAGATGGGTTTGAAGGTGTGCACAAG GCACGTACGGGTGAAGTGAGTGATGGATGTGCTATATTTTGGAAACAAGACAT GTTTAGCCTTTTGCATCAAGAAAGTATAGAGTTCCAAAGTTTTGGCCTTCGTCATAATGTTGCgcaattttgtgttttgaag TTGCAAGATCATTTAGAGTCAGCTATACCTCCTGAAACATCAAT ATATAGGAGGCCATGTACCGAAAGTAGGAGCTTAGTGATTGGTAATATACATGTCCTATTCAATCCTAAGCGTGGCGATATTAAGCTAGGCCAG GTCAGACTGTTTCTTGAAAAGGCTTACAAACTATCACTAGAATGGGGATCTATCCCTGTTATAGTTGCTGGGGACCTAAATAGCACTCCACAT AGTCCTATCTACCAGTTTCTAGCTTCATCTAAG TTAGACATCCAAAAACATGACTGCAGACGTGTTTCGGGGCAGATTGAACATATATCTCAGTTCAAAAACTTCACGTATAACGCAAGAAGGTATGGAAAGCCATGGAATGCAGAAGAAGTGAGGCTTGCAACGGGCAGTGAAGAAATCACTCATCTTCAACACCATCTGAAGCTAGGCAGTGCATATATTGGAGTACCT GGTAGTCACAGAACAAGAGACAGGTGTGGAGAACCCTTGGCAACAACATACCACTCCGAGTTTTTGGGAACTGTTGATTATATTTG GCATACAGAGGATCTTGTTCCGGTCAGAGTTCTTGAAACGTTACCCATTGATATTTTAAAAAGAACTAGTGGACTTCCCAACAAG AAATGGGGGAGCGATCATCTTGCTCTTGTATGTGAAATGGCTTTCCGTAGGTGA
- the LOC126793553 gene encoding carbon catabolite repressor protein 4 homolog 5 isoform X4, giving the protein MGLQLFSLFCLWRYMKWKHRKRLIRKEVNSYNASIVCFQEVDRFDDLARKFRKDGFEGVHKARTGEVSDGCAIFWKQDMFSLLHQESIEFQSFGLRHNVAQFCVLKLQDHLESAIPPETSIYRRPCTESRSLVIGNIHVLFNPKRGDIKLGQVRLFLEKAYKLSLEWGSIPVIVAGDLNSTPHSPIYQFLASSKLDIQKHDCRRVSGQIEHISQFKNFTYNARRYGKPWNAEEVRLATGSEEITHLQHHLKLGSAYIGVPGSHRTRDRCGEPLATTYHSEFLGTVDYIWHTEDLVPVRVLETLPIDILKRTSGLPNKKWGSDHLALVCEMAFRR; this is encoded by the exons ATGGGTCTGCAACTCTTCTCCCTCTTCTGCCtatggag ATACATGAAGTGGAAGCACCGCAAGAGGCTTATACGAAAAGAGGTCAATAGTTACAATGCTAGCATTGTGTGTTTTCAG GAGGTTGATCGTTTCGATGATTTAGCTCGTAAGTTCCGGAAAGATGGGTTTGAAGGTGTGCACAAG GCACGTACGGGTGAAGTGAGTGATGGATGTGCTATATTTTGGAAACAAGACAT GTTTAGCCTTTTGCATCAAGAAAGTATAGAGTTCCAAAGTTTTGGCCTTCGTCATAATGTTGCgcaattttgtgttttgaag TTGCAAGATCATTTAGAGTCAGCTATACCTCCTGAAACATCAAT ATATAGGAGGCCATGTACCGAAAGTAGGAGCTTAGTGATTGGTAATATACATGTCCTATTCAATCCTAAGCGTGGCGATATTAAGCTAGGCCAG GTCAGACTGTTTCTTGAAAAGGCTTACAAACTATCACTAGAATGGGGATCTATCCCTGTTATAGTTGCTGGGGACCTAAATAGCACTCCACAT AGTCCTATCTACCAGTTTCTAGCTTCATCTAAG TTAGACATCCAAAAACATGACTGCAGACGTGTTTCGGGGCAGATTGAACATATATCTCAGTTCAAAAACTTCACGTATAACGCAAGAAGGTATGGAAAGCCATGGAATGCAGAAGAAGTGAGGCTTGCAACGGGCAGTGAAGAAATCACTCATCTTCAACACCATCTGAAGCTAGGCAGTGCATATATTGGAGTACCT GGTAGTCACAGAACAAGAGACAGGTGTGGAGAACCCTTGGCAACAACATACCACTCCGAGTTTTTGGGAACTGTTGATTATATTTG GCATACAGAGGATCTTGTTCCGGTCAGAGTTCTTGAAACGTTACCCATTGATATTTTAAAAAGAACTAGTGGACTTCCCAACAAG AAATGGGGGAGCGATCATCTTGCTCTTGTATGTGAAATGGCTTTCCGTAGGTGA
- the LOC126794992 gene encoding uncharacterized protein LOC126794992, producing the protein MAGIRTQVLNQDLYCKKLMAKQSRKEEDTRSKQRVRIMYNDPYATESSSDDDQQCNVKENQSVSRRKVFVSDIVVGSTRDEIGDTNGSNRNQRSSSMYKGVRRRKWGKYAAEIRDPILGKREWIGTFNTAEEASVAYQKKRLLFENMKLELKKKTEYEDLLLSNKLFDSFHIADKSNLQFECQGEGRDSQVAAAAAKETFSYEETPSLFSHPSPSSVLDLPPSNAAVSGEEGCVQPLPEEALSVLKFPEVPTYSAVSAEEVFVEEKLSDMKLTEPLIWSPIGTEDWGSMNLGFVGNDMIDGLDDLFGGRSDIVDPPVHCDVNGENISLPPRKFCTSDLAGFCWN; encoded by the coding sequence ATGGCAGGGATTAGAACCCAAGTCTTGAATCAAGATTTGTATTGTAAAAAACTGATGGCAAAGCAATCAAGAAAAGAAGAGGATACACGTTCCAAGCAGAGAGTTCGAATTATGTACAATGATCCCTATGCTACTGAATCTTCCAGTGATGATGATCAGCAATGCAATGTGAAAGAGAATCAATCTGTGTCCAGAAGAAAGGTCTTTGTTTCGGACATTGTGGTTGGCAGCACTCGAGATGAAATTGGTGACACCAATGGCAGTAACAGAAATCAGAGATCCTCTTCTATGTACAAGGGAGTTCGGCGTAGAAAATGGGGTAAATATGCTGCAGAGATTCGTGATCCCATTTTAGGGAAACGAGAGTGGATTGGCACTTTCAATACTGCAGAGGAGGCTTCTGTTGCCTACCAAAAGAAGAGGCTTCTGTTTGAAAACATGAAGTTagagttgaagaagaagactgaGTATGAGGATTTGCTATTATCAAACAAGTTGTTTGATAGTTTTCATATAGCAGATAAGAGCAATCTTCAGTTCGAGTGCCAAGGGGAGGGTCGGGATTCACAAGTAGCTGCCGCAGCTGCTAAAGAGACCTTTTCATATGAAGAGACGCCAAGTTTGTTTTCTCACCCATCACCATCATCTGTGCTTGATCTGCCTCCTAGTAATGCTGCAGTTAGTGGTGAAGAAGGCTGTGTGCAACCACTCCCTGAAGAAGCACTATCCGTTTTGAAATTTCCTGAAGTGCCAACATATTCAGCAGTAAGTGCTGAAGAGGTCTTTGTTGAAGAAAAGCTATCCGATATGAAACTTACTGAACCGCTAATATGGTCACCGATAGGAACTGAAGACTGGGGATCTATGAATCTGGGATTTGTGGGCAATGACATGATTGATGGTTTggatgatttgtttggtggtAGGAGTGACATAGTTGATCCCCCTGTGCATTGTGATGTAAATGGTGAGAATATCAGTCTTCCTCCTAGAAAGTTTTGTACGAGTGACTTAGCAGGGTTTTGCTGGAATTGA
- the LOC126793553 gene encoding carbon catabolite repressor protein 4 homolog 5 isoform X3 has protein sequence MEETINIVRPKRKQPLNTEAEQQQSQPEPHKTKRRTVESETEKLTRQPDPSYSNRFRRLSCTSHKKETESSREWVCNSSPSSAYGEKFVVVSYNILGVENASSHSDMYGNVPPRYMKWKHRKRLIRKEVNSYNASIVCFQEVDRFDDLARKFRKDGFEGVHKARTGEVSDGCAIFWKQDMFSLLHQESIEFQSFGLRHNVAQFCVLKLQDHLESAIPPETSIYRRPCTESRSLVIGNIHVLFNPKRGDIKLGQVRLFLEKAYKLSLEWGSIPVIVAGDLNSTPHSPIYQFLASSKLDIQKHDCRRVSGQIEHISQFKNFTYNARRYGKPWNAEEVRLATGSEEITHLQHHLKLGSAYIGVPYYYAPWIRELGMPVTHL, from the exons ATGGAAGAAACCATCAACATAGTGCGTCCCAAACGGAAACAGCCACTTAACACTGAAGCAGAACAACAGCAGTCACAGCCTGAGCCTCACAAAACAAAGCGCAGAACTGTGGAGTCCGAAACCGAAAAGCTGACCCGACAACCCGACCCGTCATATTCAAATAGGTTTCGACGCTTGTCTTGTACATCTCACAAGAAAGAAACAGAGAGCTCCCGGGAATGGGTCTGCAACTCTTCTCCCTCTTCTGCCtatggag agaagtttgtggttgtttcttaTAACATTCTGGGTGTTGAGAATGCATCCAGTCACTCAGATATGTATGGTAATGTGCCACCCAGATACATGAAGTGGAAGCACCGCAAGAGGCTTATACGAAAAGAGGTCAATAGTTACAATGCTAGCATTGTGTGTTTTCAG GAGGTTGATCGTTTCGATGATTTAGCTCGTAAGTTCCGGAAAGATGGGTTTGAAGGTGTGCACAAG GCACGTACGGGTGAAGTGAGTGATGGATGTGCTATATTTTGGAAACAAGACAT GTTTAGCCTTTTGCATCAAGAAAGTATAGAGTTCCAAAGTTTTGGCCTTCGTCATAATGTTGCgcaattttgtgttttgaag TTGCAAGATCATTTAGAGTCAGCTATACCTCCTGAAACATCAAT ATATAGGAGGCCATGTACCGAAAGTAGGAGCTTAGTGATTGGTAATATACATGTCCTATTCAATCCTAAGCGTGGCGATATTAAGCTAGGCCAG GTCAGACTGTTTCTTGAAAAGGCTTACAAACTATCACTAGAATGGGGATCTATCCCTGTTATAGTTGCTGGGGACCTAAATAGCACTCCACAT AGTCCTATCTACCAGTTTCTAGCTTCATCTAAG TTAGACATCCAAAAACATGACTGCAGACGTGTTTCGGGGCAGATTGAACATATATCTCAGTTCAAAAACTTCACGTATAACGCAAGAAGGTATGGAAAGCCATGGAATGCAGAAGAAGTGAGGCTTGCAACGGGCAGTGAAGAAATCACTCATCTTCAACACCATCTGAAGCTAGGCAGTGCATATATTGGAGTACCT TATTACTATGCACCTTGGATCAGAGAATTAGGCATGCCTGTGACACATTTGTAA